A portion of the Patescibacteria group bacterium genome contains these proteins:
- a CDS encoding type IV secretion system DNA-binding domain-containing protein produces MDENKVTYFAQTDSRNKRVPFGIKRKDRTRHMYVVGKTGMGKSTLLENMAVQDIQSGEGICFIDPHGKTADLLLEYIPESRKKDVVYFAPFDLEHPIAFNVMEDVGFDKRHLVLSGLMSTFKKIWEDAWSARMEYILGNTILALLEYPGATLLGVNRMFADKEYRRRVVENVSDPAVKSFWNDEFAKYTEKFAAEATPAIQNKIGQFTANPLIRNIIGQPNSSFDLRKMMDEKKIFIVNLSKGRVGESNANLLGSMLITKIYLAAMSRADLTDSDLKKHPNFYLYVDEFQSFANKSFADILSEARKYKLNLTIAHQYIEQMEEEVRAAVFGNVGTMITFRVGAYDADVLEKEFAPKFLAEDLVNLGYIQIYLKLMIDGISSQPFSATTLPPIAPPAKNMKQEVIEASRVLFTRPRAQVEEEIKQWHQPLKPEPRPESRLEARPSEAVKTILTPRSETRTEVRPETRPASVRAEVRSVPAPVSAPAPAPASAPVARIAPVVSTPVAVVAPAKPIGSATTMVIPAPKPAAIHHAPVPSSPSSAFAGQLHQSQAKPISLSQLKSKTTPDSQTGPLKENISALRQALASAMKKDPNDISKAAPRPLAPPTVATSVVAPSAAPVQVAKKEPVAPIAPSHRPAQTIQEIPENELRRLLEVEK; encoded by the coding sequence ATGGATGAGAACAAAGTGACCTACTTTGCTCAGACTGACTCTCGCAACAAGAGGGTGCCTTTTGGTATTAAGCGCAAAGATCGCACCCGACACATGTATGTTGTCGGCAAGACAGGTATGGGAAAATCGACGCTCCTCGAAAATATGGCAGTGCAGGATATCCAATCGGGCGAGGGTATCTGCTTCATCGATCCGCACGGCAAGACGGCCGATCTTCTGCTCGAGTATATTCCGGAATCGCGCAAAAAAGACGTAGTGTATTTTGCGCCGTTCGACCTCGAACACCCGATCGCCTTCAATGTGATGGAAGATGTCGGTTTCGACAAGCGTCACTTGGTGTTGTCTGGCCTCATGAGCACCTTCAAGAAGATCTGGGAGGATGCGTGGTCTGCGCGTATGGAATATATTTTGGGCAATACCATTTTGGCTTTGCTTGAATATCCGGGAGCGACGTTGCTCGGCGTGAACAGAATGTTTGCCGACAAAGAGTATCGTCGTCGCGTGGTGGAAAATGTGAGTGACCCGGCCGTGAAGTCTTTCTGGAACGATGAATTCGCGAAGTACACGGAGAAATTTGCCGCGGAAGCGACGCCGGCGATCCAAAACAAGATCGGGCAGTTTACTGCCAACCCGCTGATCCGCAATATCATCGGTCAGCCGAACTCTTCTTTTGATCTGCGAAAGATGATGGATGAAAAGAAAATCTTCATCGTGAACCTATCGAAGGGACGAGTGGGCGAGTCGAATGCAAACCTGCTTGGCAGTATGTTGATCACCAAGATCTATTTGGCGGCGATGTCGCGTGCCGACCTCACAGATAGCGATCTCAAAAAACATCCGAATTTCTATCTGTACGTGGATGAATTTCAGTCGTTTGCGAACAAATCGTTTGCTGACATTCTTTCCGAGGCGCGAAAGTACAAATTGAACCTCACGATCGCTCACCAGTATATTGAACAGATGGAGGAAGAGGTGCGGGCCGCAGTGTTCGGCAACGTGGGTACGATGATCACCTTCCGTGTCGGTGCATATGATGCCGATGTGCTTGAAAAGGAATTCGCACCAAAGTTTTTGGCGGAAGACCTTGTGAATCTTGGGTACATCCAGATCTACCTGAAATTGATGATCGACGGGATCAGTTCTCAGCCGTTTTCAGCCACCACATTGCCGCCCATCGCTCCGCCGGCGAAGAATATGAAGCAGGAGGTGATAGAGGCGTCTCGTGTGCTGTTCACTCGCCCGCGCGCCCAGGTGGAGGAGGAGATTAAACAATGGCATCAGCCGCTCAAGCCTGAGCCAAGGCCGGAGTCGAGACTGGAAGCGCGACCAAGTGAGGCGGTGAAGACGATTCTCACGCCGCGCAGCGAAACACGTACTGAAGTACGTCCTGAAACAAGACCTGCGTCGGTTCGTGCCGAGGTCCGTTCTGTCCCCGCCCCCGTGTCTGCTCCAGCGCCTGCCCCGGCTTCGGCGCCAGTTGCACGAATCGCGCCCGTTGTTTCGACTCCGGTAGCTGTTGTGGCACCAGCCAAGCCGATTGGCTCCGCTACAACAATGGTCATCCCTGCACCGAAACCTGCAGCGATCCACCATGCCCCAGTGCCTTCGTCACCTTCATCGGCTTTTGCGGGACAGCTTCATCAGTCGCAAGCGAAACCAATCTCTCTGAGTCAACTTAAGTCAAAGACCACACCCGATTCTCAGACTGGTCCGCTCAAAGAGAACATCTCGGCTTTGCGCCAGGCGCTTGCGTCGGCGATGAAGAAGGATCCGAATGATATTTCCAAGGCGGCACCGCGTCCTCTGGCGCCGCCGACTGTGGCCACATCTGTGGTGGCACCATCAGCTGCCCCCGTTCAGGTTGCGAAAAAAGAGCCGGTTGCTCCAATTGCTCCGAGTCATCGACCCGCACAGACCATACAAGAGATTCCGGAAAATGAACTCAGACGTCTGCTAGAAGTGGAGAAGTAG